From the Mycobacterium sp. 155 genome, the window GCGCCGGGCCGGAGTTCAGCCATCTGACGCTGAGCTGGGTCTACGACTGGATGGCCCAGGGTGTTCCGGTCGTCGCCATGCACCGCAGTACCTCGTGGAACACGGCCGACGGACTGCGGGTGGACACCGGCATGTATCTGATCGGCATGGAGGAGACCTCCGGCCGCAAGGCGATCGCGGTGGGCAAGCCCGCACCGGAAGGATTTCTCGCCGCGGCCAACCGGCTCGGCCTCGATCCCGAAGAGATGTGCATGATCGGCGACGACCTCAACAACGACGTACTGGCCGCACAGGTAGTCGGCATGACCGGGGTGCTGGTACGGACCGGCAAGTTCCGTCAGAACACGTTGGACCGTTGGGCTGCAGACGAATTCGCGATGCAGCCCAACCATGTCATCGACTCGGTGGCCGGCCTGCCGGAGCTGCTCGGGCTGTAAGAGCGCGCACGTCAGGCCTTGAGGGTGCGGACCGCCTCGATACGCTCCTTGAGCTGCTGCGTGGTCGCCGCGGCCACGGGCGGTCCACCGCAGATGCGGCGCAGCTCGTTGTGAATCCAGCCGTGCGGCTTGCCGGTGCGGTGGTGCGCGATGGTCACCAGCGCGTTCAGTTCCCGGCGCAGATCCCGCAATTGGCCATGCGTGGTGCGTGACGGCGGCGGGCCGCCCGCTGCCGCTGCTTCGGCTGTGCGCTTGGTGAGTTGCTCATCCTGCCTGCGGCGCAACAGGTCTCGCATCTGCTCGGCATCGAGCAGGCCGGGGATGCCGAGATAGTCGGCCTCTTCGTCGCTGCCGGCGGGCGTCGCCGTGCCGAAGGAGGAGCCGTCGAAGATGACCTGATCCAGCTCGGCGTCCGCGCCGAGGGACTCGAAGCCGTTCTCCAGTTCGTCCTTCTCGTCTTTGCGTTTCTCGGCGGCTTCCAATGCCTCGTCATCGAGCCCGTCGGACTCGCGGTGCGGCTTGCCCAGCACATGGTTGCGCTGGGCTTCCATCTCGCTGGCCAGCAGCAGCAGGTTGGGCACCGATGGCAGGAAGATGCTCGCGGTCTCGCCCGCACGGCGTGATCGCACGAACCGACCGATGGCTTGGGCGAAGAACAGCGGCGTCGACGCACTCGTCGCGTACACACCGACCGACAGGCGCGGCACGTCGACACCCTCCGACACCATGCGCACCGCGACCAGCCAGCGGCTGGTGCCTTCTGAGAACCGGCTGATGCGGTCCGACGCGCCCGGATCGTCGGAAAGCACCACGGTCGGAGCTTCGCCGGTGATCTTGGTGAGCAGGTCGGCGTAGGCGCGGGCCGTGGTCTGGTTGGTGGCGATGATCATGCCGCCGGCATCGGGCACGTGCCGGCGCTTCTGCTGCAACCGCGTGTCGGCCGCGGCGATGACGGCGGGCATCCATTCCCCGGCCGGGTTCAGCGCGGTCCGCCAGGCTCGCGCGGTCTGCTCGGCGGTCAGTGGTTCACCGAGGCGGGCCGCATGTTCCTCGCCGGCGCTGTCACGCCAGCGGGCCTCGCCGGAGTAGGCCAGGAACACCACGGGCCGCACCACGCCGTCGGTCAGCGCGTCGGAATAGCCGTACACGTGGTCGGCCTGGGAGCGCTGGAAACCACTCTCGTCGGGCTCGTAGGTGACGAACGGGATGGGGCTGTCGTCGCTGCGGAACGGGGTGCCGGTCAGGGCGACGCGTCGGCTGGCATCGCTGAAGGCCTCGCGCATCGCGTCGCCCCAGCTCTTCGAGTCACCGCCGTGGTGGATCTCGTCGAAGATCACCAGCGTCCTGCGATTCTCGGTGCGCACCCGGTGCCGAGTGGGGTGGCTGGCCACCTGGGCGTAGGTGACGACGACGCCGTGGTACTCGGACGAGGTCTGCGAGTCTGAGTTGCTGAACTTCGGGTCGAGGGCGATGCCGTTGCGCGCGGCCGACTGCGCCCACTGGATCTTGAGGTGTTCGGTGGGCACCACCACGGTGATCGCGTCGACCGTGCGGTCGCCCAGCAGCTCGGCCGCGATCCGCAGCGCAAACGTCGTCTTGCCTGCGCCGGGAGTGGCGACCATCAGATAGTCACGAGGTTTGCTGGTCAGATACCGCACCAGCGCCTTGCGCTGCCAGCCCCGAAGTGCCTGGGTGCTGGGCGCCGCATCAGCCCGCACCCGAGGACTCCTCTCAGTCGGAAAGCAGTCTAGGCCAGTGCGTTCCGTCGGCGCATATCCCCAGGAGCCGCGTCGGACGGCACGGTTCGGCACCTCGCAGCCAATCCACAGTTTTCCGGCATGTGGGGCCCAAATCTGCACACCTACCATCCGGACTGTGATCACCAGGCGGGGATTTCTCGCCGCCACCGCGGCAACCGCCGTCGGCTCACTGGCCGCCCTCGGTTCATTGGCCAGCGCCGGTGCGCCGCGCGCCTGGGCCAACCCGGTGCCACCTGACCCCGGCAGCATCGCGAGTCTCAACCGCGGTCGGGTCCCGAGGCGGTGGGGGACCGCACTGCCCGGCATCATGACGTCGTTCACGCCAACCGGTCGGCAGGTCGCCCTCACCTTTGACGCCTGTGATGGCGCATGCGATGACGCGTTGCTCAACACCCTGCAGGACCACGGTGTGCCCGCGGTGCTGTTCTTCAACTGTCGGTGGATCGACCGCAATGCAGACCGGGCCGCGCAACTGGCGGCCAATCCGCTGTTCCAGATCGGCAACCACGGCACCCGGCATGTTCCGCTGTCGGTCACCGGTCGGTCGGCCTACGGGATCGCCGGCACCCGGTCGGTCGACGAGATCGTCGACGAGGTGTGGCGAAACCATCAGCGGCTCACCGCGCTGACCGGCAGAGCACCCGTCTGGTTCCGGCCCGGCACCGCGTACTACGACGACGTGGCCGTCGACATCGTTCACCAGCTCGGCGAGCAGCCACTCGGTTTCACGGTCAACGGCGACGCCGGCGCGACGGCATCGGCTGCGAGGGTCCGTAGCAATCTGACGTCGGCGACGCCGGGGTCCATCGTGATCGCGCATATGAACCACCCGAACTCGGGCACCCACATCGGCATCGCCGACGCGATCCCGCAGATGCAGGCCGCCGGTTGGCAGTTCGTCACACCGTCGTGACGCCTTGGCGGCTCGGATAGCCACGCCCGTCCGGAGTAGCCGGCTGGTACGCGCGCTGAGGCGCACTGCGCGCTTTAGGATGGCCACGGCGGCAACATTGAAGGGCGGCGCCGGGTGCAGCGGACTCCATCCATAGTGGGTGTGGTGGGCGGTGACGGCCTTATCGCGAGATTCGGCGATGTCGTCGCGTACGTCGGTGATCAGGGCGAACAGGCGGCGGCAGTACTGGCCGCTGTCGAGTCGGCATCCCACGGGCCGCGTCCAGGTATGGCGGTGGCCGAACGGATAGCACCCGCCGTGTTCGGGGTAGTAGCTCGCGATGTGCCGTGTGGGATCGTCGCAGCCGTCAGCGAAGGCCTGTTGGTGTTGCTGCACGGTGCGGTGACCGCCGACATCGAGACCCCGCGAGGCAAGCAGTGCCTGTCTGGCAGCAGTGGGCCGGCCTGGGTCCAGACGACGCTGCCCGATCCGGTGCTCAATGTGGTGCTGCATGGCAGCCGGCATCGGGGCGCTCGAATGATTCCGCACACCGATCTGCGGGAGGGCGTGGTTCCGGGCGGCGGTTTCGCGGCGATACACGACGAGGCCCCGATCGCCGCACCCGCGCCGGCGCAGATCGTCGCTACCGAACGCATACCTTCGGCGGCAGACCTCGGCCGGACCGCACAGTTCAGCGGCCCGGAAGCACCGGCGCATACCGCAGCCGTCGACCTTCGGGGCGGTGCCTTGATCACCGAGGACGGCGCGATATACCCGTTGGACCGGCCCTATGCGATCGGACGGGCTCCGCTCGCCGACGAGTCCGTGCGCACCGCGATGGCGTCACCGATCGTCGTCCCCTACGACCCGTACGTATCGCGCGTGCACGCATACGTCACGGTGGCCGACGGCACGGTGTTCGTCACCGACGCGGGTACGCACGCGGGGACCTTCATCGCCGCCCCCGGCGCGAAGGACTGGACGCGGGTGGGCACCGCGCCGGCCCGGCTCGAGCCAGGGTGGAGCATGCGGATCGGGGGCTGGATCGCCACGTTCCAGCCGTGACCGCGGCACCCTCAGCGTACGGGCGACGGGCGCTCGGCGAGCACGCTCCAGTCCCCGGCCCGCAGCGCCGCGTAGGCGTCGCGGCTCACCTCGGCACCTGACCGAACCGCCTTCTGCGCGCTAGTCACGTCCGCGGGATGGTGGCCCAGGACGGTGGCGCCCACCGCACGCCCGTCGGACAGCACCAATCGACGGTAGGACGGTACCTCGGGTCGGTCGATGACGATGACATCGTCGGTTCCGGATGCCTCCACCTGACCAGTCGAGAACAGCTCCAACCCAACACCTTTCAGGATCGTCGCGGGTGTCTCAGCCGTCAGGACGATGTCGCCGCCGAGCGCGTTGACTGCGGCCGCTTCCGCTTGCTGGACGGCAATCGGCCACAGCCCCAGCACCTTTCCGTTGTGTTCGGCGACGTCACCGGCGGCGTAGATCCACCGCACCCGCGTCCGCATGTGGTCGTCGACCAGCACGCCGCGCCCGACCGGGATTCCCGCGTCACGGGCCAGGTCCACGTTCGGGCTGATCCCGGTCGCGGCGAGGAATAGCTCGCAGGTCAATGTGCGGCCGTCCTTGAGCACCGCGCCCGTCACCGCGGGCGTGCCGACGAGCCGGTCCGTCTCGGCGCGGTGGATCACGGTGATTCCCGCCCTGGCGAAATGCATTTCAACGATCTCCGAACAGCGGGCGTCGAGCTGGCGGCTGAGTAGCCGGGCGCCGCGCTCGAGCACTGTGACGTGCAGACCGAGAAGATGCAGGGCATAGGCGGCCTCGAGTCCCAGCAGGCCCCCGCCGGCAACCACCGCCCGCCGACAGCCGTGCTGTTGGACATACGAACGCAGCCGCATCGCATCACCGGCCTGCCGGAGCGCGAAGCTTCCGGGTCGGTGCAACCCGTGGATCGGCGGTGTTGTCGCACTGGAACCCATCGCCAGGATCAGCCGATCGTAGGGCAGTGTTTCGCCCGTGCCCAGCAACACGCGCCTGCCCCGGATATCGATGCGCCGCGCCAGCGTGTTGAGCCACCCATGCACCTGGTGGTCGTCGAACCATTGTTCGGGCAACAGATACAGACCCTGCATGGCCGTGCGGCCGTACACAATCCGTGAAATGCCCATTCGGTTGTACAGCATGTGCGGCTCTTGCCCGACAAGGTGGATCTCGCAGTCGGGATGGCCGCGGCGGACGAAGTCGGCGGCGGTGATGCCGGCGATGCCCCCGCCGATGATCACTACGCTGACGATCGAGCGGTCATAGCGAGTCGAGCTCGTCCCGCGTCCGTCACCGGGTTCCGGTGTGAGCGAGACGGTCACGGTGCCCGAGCTGATCCGGGCGCAACACGCCATCCGGGTGGACTTGCCCAAGCCGAGGCGTCGCAACGTGTTGAGCTCATCCTGGTCGGGGCCCGACAGACACGAGGCGCCGTCGAGAATGGCCACCGGGTCAGCGCCGCACACTCCCATCCGGCAGCCGGCCTCGATCGGCTGACCGTTGGCCTCGGCCGCGTCGAGCACACTCATTCCCGGATCGACGGGCACCGCGTCGCCGTCGGCTTCGAACCGGACCGCTGCTCCACTGTCGACGGGTGCGCTGGTATCCGGTTTGGAACGCCGCAACAGAACTGGTGCCTGCCGCATTCCCGCCGTCCAGGCGAACTGCAGCTCCACGACCCGGGTGCGCGCGATCCAGAGCAGCGTCAGTGCGGCGATGAGCGCGCTGATCCCCCAACGCAGCCAGCCGACCTCCATCCCGGTCACGGTCCTGAACGAGGCGGCCAGGACGGGGCCGGCGAACCAGTAGAAGATGTTGAGCGCCGCGGCGGCGTAGCCGATAGCGACCATTGCGGGGCTCAGCGGCGAAACCGCCTCGACCGCATAGAAAGACCCGACACTGACCAATACGAACAGTGCGAGCAGCGAATACCTCTCCAGCGGGTGCATGCCCGCGTCGCCGACGGCGGTGAAGAAGCCGAGGATGAACCCGGGCAATGCGGCGATGAACAGCTTGCGCGGCCCGGTCCATCCCCGGTCGGTGTCGTTCAGGTCGGCCTGGTAGGCCGCGCGCGGTTTGAAGTCATAGCAGTTCTTCGCGCAGCCAACGCAACTCGGGCAGTGACTGTTGGCCACCGTGATGTACGGGGTCTGGCCGTAGGCGCGCTGCACCGGGAACAGCGGGCAAATGCTGCTGCACCAGCCACTCTTGCCTTTGAAGACGTAACCTCCGGCGAACGCCACCGCTGCCACCACCGTCAGCACGGCACCAGTGGCGACACCGCTGTGGTCCAGACCCATCAACCGAGACCCCGCGATCCCGAAGAACAGTGCCATCGCGATCAGAAATCCGCGGTTGCGCAACCAGTCCGGTGGATCGAGAGCGCGGCCGAAACCAAGGACTCGCGGGATCTGGTTGGTCGCGGCGAGGGGACAGATGTTGCGCCAGAAGCCCGGCGCGACGAGGAAAAGTAGCGGTAACAACGGCACAACCACGCCGAAGAAAACGAACAGGCCGACGGATGGATACACGAAAAGTGTTGCGATCAGCGCGAAGTACCCGACAATGCTGAGGACGCGGATGGCTTGCCACACGCGCAGCGGTAACCGCGCCGGCAGTTCGGTGTATGCCGGAAAGAGGTCACGCTCCCCGGTGGGGTCGATGCCGAGCACCCTCTCTGCCACGGCGACGATCGGCGACGGCGGGGTTTCGGGGGCCGGCGGCGGGGGCGGCGAGACGGCGACGAGGCCGAGGCGCGTCGCGTCGTAGTCCGGCGGGATCACCGGACGCTCGGCGGTGGCGGGCGCGCCAGGCGCCGACAGCACGATGATCTCGGACTGCCCGAGCCGCAGGACGTCGCCGGTGGACAGCGTGGCGCGGCCGGTCAATCGGATGCCGTTGAGCGTGGTCCCGTTGCGGCTGTCGAGATCGATCACCGACAAGGCTGTCGGGCTGGGCACCACCCGCAAATGCTCGCGTGAGACTCCTTCGTCGGTGAGATTCACACCGGCACAGTCCCTGCCGAACATTATCGGGCCGGTGAGCGCGAGCCGCCGCGGCGGCCGACCCCGCTCCCGGATCTCGATCAACGGCTTGCGTCGGCTCATTGCACCGCTCGTTCCCATGATGCTGGTTTGCTAGATCGTACGTGTGGCGGGGCAACGGCGGCATCCGAACAGGGCTATCCAGTCGCCGATAGCGCTATAGACTTCCGGCATGCCATTGGCACCTGGTGACGCATTCGCGGGATTCGCGATCCAGCGGCTGCTCGGGGCAGGCGGAATGGGCGAGGTCTATCTCGTCGACCATCCGAGATTGCCCCGTCGCGAAGCACTCAAGATTCTGCCGTCGACCGTCACGGCCGACACCGAGTTTCGTCTACGGTTCAATCGGGAAGCCGATGTTGCCGCCGCGCTGTGGCATCCGCACATCGTTGCTGTGCACGACCGCGGTGAATTCGATGGCCAGCTATGGATCTCGATGGACTATGTCGAGGGGATCGACGCGGCTGCGCTCGTGCGGGATCATTTCCCGACCGGTGTGCCCACGCCCTTTGCGACGGAGATCATCGACGCCGTTGCCGAGGCGTTGGACTATGCCCACGAGCGCGGCCTGCTCCATCGCGACGTCAAGCCGGCGAACATTCTGCTCAGCGACTCCGATCCTGCGGCGCGCGGGCGTCGAATACTGTTGACCGACTTCGGAATTGCGCGCCGAATGGACGATGCCAGCGGGCTGACCGCGACGAATATGACGGTCGGCTCCATCGCCTATGCGGCGCCCGAACAGCTGATGGGCTCGTCGTTGGACGGGCGCGCCGACCAATACGCCCTGGCCGCCACCGCTTTCCACCTGCTCACCGGGAAGGCGCCGTTCGACAACTCCAATGCCGCGGTGGTCATCAGCAGCCATCTCTCGGCGCCGCCACCGCTGTTGGCGGACCGCAGGCCCGACCTGGCGCATCTGGACCCGGTGATATCCCGAGGCATGGCCAAGAATCCCGCGGATCGGTTCGCGAACTGTCATGAGTTCGCCCAAGCGCTGAGCAGCCAGGTCGAAGCGGCGCCGCCGGTAGACCATGCCACGATGGTGGCTCCGCTGGCCGCGGAGTATCCCGCCGACCAGGTGACGCAGGCCGCGCGTCCGTCGGTTCCGCCGTCACCGACGTCACCACCGCCCGCTGTAGCCGCGAAATCCGGCGGACGGCGCATATGGATCGCCGCCGCCGTGCTCGCCGCCGTACTCGCGGTGGTTGGTGGTGTGATCCTGATACCGCGGTTGACCGGCACGGACGCCGCGCAGCCGTCTGGGTCGGAAACTCAGACGTCGGGGGTGTCGACGGCAGAACCGACCTCGATCGCGGCCAAATCGACGGAAGCTGCAGCACCATTGGTCACTGCGGCCGACGTGTCGCGGTTACTGCTGACGGACAATATGCTCAGCACCGTTGTCGGCGCGCGGGTCGACACCGTCGACACGTACAGTGCGCCCTTCGACACCACCGGTGTGATCGAGCCCGCCGAGTGCGCCGGAGCGGTGCTCACCGGCTCGGGCATGGTCTACGACCACGTCGGCTACCTCGCGTTGCGTCAAGTGGTCGCCTTCCCACCCGAAGGGAATCCGTCGAACGTGTTCGTCGAGCAAACAGTTGTGCTGGCGCCCACCGCGGACATAGCGGCGCAGGTCCGCGCCAACTCGCAACGGCAGTGGCAGAACTGCTCGGGCACGGTTGTCACGAATAGCGACCCGCACTGGACCACCACACCGCGAGACGTGCAGGTCCGAGGGGATCTGATCGTGCTCGATCGCCCTGTAGGCGAATACACGGTGCCGAACTATCGGTGTCAGCACACCATGGGCGTCTGGTCCAATGTCATCGCTGAGGCATTGGTGTGCAACGACACCGACATCGGCGAGCAGTCGCAGACCATCGTGGAACGGATCCTGGCCGCCGCGGCCAAAGCCTGACGCGGGTGGGTCCCAGATGGCTTGGTCCGGTCGTGGTCGCGAACTTGATACCAGAGACGATTAAGCCCAGAGTGAGCGTCCTTGCACTCGCCCAGGTTGAGTGCTAAGAATGCAGTTGGCACTCTCGATTAGTGAGTGCTAGGTCGGGACGGTGAGGCCGGGGCCGCACCTGCGGGAGCACACCCCAGTCGTCCGTCGCGGGCACTAAA encodes:
- a CDS encoding FHA domain-containing protein; translated protein: MQRTPSIVGVVGGDGLIARFGDVVAYVGDQGEQAAAVLAAVESASHGPRPGMAVAERIAPAVFGVVARDVPCGIVAAVSEGLLVLLHGAVTADIETPRGKQCLSGSSGPAWVQTTLPDPVLNVVLHGSRHRGARMIPHTDLREGVVPGGGFAAIHDEAPIAAPAPAQIVATERIPSAADLGRTAQFSGPEAPAHTAAVDLRGGALITEDGAIYPLDRPYAIGRAPLADESVRTAMASPIVVPYDPYVSRVHAYVTVADGTVFVTDAGTHAGTFIAAPGAKDWTRVGTAPARLEPGWSMRIGGWIATFQP
- a CDS encoding polysaccharide deacetylase family protein: MITRRGFLAATAATAVGSLAALGSLASAGAPRAWANPVPPDPGSIASLNRGRVPRRWGTALPGIMTSFTPTGRQVALTFDACDGACDDALLNTLQDHGVPAVLFFNCRWIDRNADRAAQLAANPLFQIGNHGTRHVPLSVTGRSAYGIAGTRSVDEIVDEVWRNHQRLTALTGRAPVWFRPGTAYYDDVAVDIVHQLGEQPLGFTVNGDAGATASAARVRSNLTSATPGSIVIAHMNHPNSGTHIGIADAIPQMQAAGWQFVTPS
- a CDS encoding serine/threonine-protein kinase PknH/PknJ, whose product is MPLAPGDAFAGFAIQRLLGAGGMGEVYLVDHPRLPRREALKILPSTVTADTEFRLRFNREADVAAALWHPHIVAVHDRGEFDGQLWISMDYVEGIDAAALVRDHFPTGVPTPFATEIIDAVAEALDYAHERGLLHRDVKPANILLSDSDPAARGRRILLTDFGIARRMDDASGLTATNMTVGSIAYAAPEQLMGSSLDGRADQYALAATAFHLLTGKAPFDNSNAAVVISSHLSAPPPLLADRRPDLAHLDPVISRGMAKNPADRFANCHEFAQALSSQVEAAPPVDHATMVAPLAAEYPADQVTQAARPSVPPSPTSPPPAVAAKSGGRRIWIAAAVLAAVLAVVGGVILIPRLTGTDAAQPSGSETQTSGVSTAEPTSIAAKSTEAAAPLVTAADVSRLLLTDNMLSTVVGARVDTVDTYSAPFDTTGVIEPAECAGAVLTGSGMVYDHVGYLALRQVVAFPPEGNPSNVFVEQTVVLAPTADIAAQVRANSQRQWQNCSGTVVTNSDPHWTTTPRDVQVRGDLIVLDRPVGEYTVPNYRCQHTMGVWSNVIAEALVCNDTDIGEQSQTIVERILAAAAKA
- a CDS encoding FAD-dependent oxidoreductase, with translation MSRRKPLIEIRERGRPPRRLALTGPIMFGRDCAGVNLTDEGVSREHLRVVPSPTALSVIDLDSRNGTTLNGIRLTGRATLSTGDVLRLGQSEIIVLSAPGAPATAERPVIPPDYDATRLGLVAVSPPPPPAPETPPSPIVAVAERVLGIDPTGERDLFPAYTELPARLPLRVWQAIRVLSIVGYFALIATLFVYPSVGLFVFFGVVVPLLPLLFLVAPGFWRNICPLAATNQIPRVLGFGRALDPPDWLRNRGFLIAMALFFGIAGSRLMGLDHSGVATGAVLTVVAAVAFAGGYVFKGKSGWCSSICPLFPVQRAYGQTPYITVANSHCPSCVGCAKNCYDFKPRAAYQADLNDTDRGWTGPRKLFIAALPGFILGFFTAVGDAGMHPLERYSLLALFVLVSVGSFYAVEAVSPLSPAMVAIGYAAAALNIFYWFAGPVLAASFRTVTGMEVGWLRWGISALIAALTLLWIARTRVVELQFAWTAGMRQAPVLLRRSKPDTSAPVDSGAAVRFEADGDAVPVDPGMSVLDAAEANGQPIEAGCRMGVCGADPVAILDGASCLSGPDQDELNTLRRLGLGKSTRMACCARISSGTVTVSLTPEPGDGRGTSSTRYDRSIVSVVIIGGGIAGITAADFVRRGHPDCEIHLVGQEPHMLYNRMGISRIVYGRTAMQGLYLLPEQWFDDHQVHGWLNTLARRIDIRGRRVLLGTGETLPYDRLILAMGSSATTPPIHGLHRPGSFALRQAGDAMRLRSYVQQHGCRRAVVAGGGLLGLEAAYALHLLGLHVTVLERGARLLSRQLDARCSEIVEMHFARAGITVIHRAETDRLVGTPAVTGAVLKDGRTLTCELFLAATGISPNVDLARDAGIPVGRGVLVDDHMRTRVRWIYAAGDVAEHNGKVLGLWPIAVQQAEAAAVNALGGDIVLTAETPATILKGVGLELFSTGQVEASGTDDVIVIDRPEVPSYRRLVLSDGRAVGATVLGHHPADVTSAQKAVRSGAEVSRDAYAALRAGDWSVLAERPSPVR
- a CDS encoding DEAD/DEAH box helicase, which codes for MRADAAPSTQALRGWQRKALVRYLTSKPRDYLMVATPGAGKTTFALRIAAELLGDRTVDAITVVVPTEHLKIQWAQSAARNGIALDPKFSNSDSQTSSEYHGVVVTYAQVASHPTRHRVRTENRRTLVIFDEIHHGGDSKSWGDAMREAFSDASRRVALTGTPFRSDDSPIPFVTYEPDESGFQRSQADHVYGYSDALTDGVVRPVVFLAYSGEARWRDSAGEEHAARLGEPLTAEQTARAWRTALNPAGEWMPAVIAAADTRLQQKRRHVPDAGGMIIATNQTTARAYADLLTKITGEAPTVVLSDDPGASDRISRFSEGTSRWLVAVRMVSEGVDVPRLSVGVYATSASTPLFFAQAIGRFVRSRRAGETASIFLPSVPNLLLLASEMEAQRNHVLGKPHRESDGLDDEALEAAEKRKDEKDELENGFESLGADAELDQVIFDGSSFGTATPAGSDEEADYLGIPGLLDAEQMRDLLRRRQDEQLTKRTAEAAAAGGPPPSRTTHGQLRDLRRELNALVTIAHHRTGKPHGWIHNELRRICGGPPVAAATTQQLKERIEAVRTLKA
- a CDS encoding HAD-IIA family hydrolase; the protein is MAIGGVLFDIDGVLVTSWQPIAGAAETLQVLSDHQIARSYLTNTTTRTRAQIAELLAGAGMEVDAGEVITAAVLTADYVRDRYPDARCFLVNNGQIDEDMPGVDLVYSSEFTGPRAPETPDVVLLGGAGPEFSHLTLSWVYDWMAQGVPVVAMHRSTSWNTADGLRVDTGMYLIGMEETSGRKAIAVGKPAPEGFLAAANRLGLDPEEMCMIGDDLNNDVLAAQVVGMTGVLVRTGKFRQNTLDRWAADEFAMQPNHVIDSVAGLPELLGL